The genomic segment ATGCACCAAACCAACATTCCTCTTCTCCATCTCCTTGGACCCCTCCACCAAACCTCGAGGATCCGAATACGGCGAAATGTAAGGAGTTTCGTCAAATTCGCGAAATCTCTCCCAGGATTTCACCCAACTAGACGGCAAAGAACATGAAAAATGTGGCGGCGTACCGTGCTTCGCAGCGGAGGATTCGACGGCGGAGACTGCGAGGTCAGGGTCCCAATGCAGCAACTCAATGGCCATGGAGTTCCTCCTGCCGCTCTCGTTGACGATACGGAACAAATTAGGGTAGTTGGGCAGTATCCTGATTACGTAATCATCGGGGAAGCCGAACGCGCGTTTGAATTCGTTGATTTTGAGGGCGGTGAGTCTGTTGCGGGCAGTTAGCATGAGAAGTTTGGCCAAGCGGCGAGCGAAGAGGGATTGGAGGGAGTCGATGAGGGAGTGTTCCTGTGCGACGAGGTTCATCATGCGTTTGGTGAGGCGGCAGCGGTTATCGTGGATTTGGAAGCAGCATGGGTACTTAGAGAGCCAGTTGAGGGCTTTTCCTTGCAGATCGAGGGTTTTGAACTTCTTCTGAAGGGTTTCGATGGGGATTTCGTTGTTGGGGTAGCGGAGGATGATGTTCTTTATCTGGTTGTTAACTACCCATCGTCGATTGCGTGAGAGTGCCGATTCTAACTCTGCTTCCTTCTTCATCGACCACAGAGACAATCTTCGGAGGAAAATCCATTGCTCTATCAAAGACACCCTCGCCTCCACATGATTCAACTTTCCTATTCTCAACATTGAATTCACCAACAAGAAATCGAATAGAATAAAACTTATACATTATACAAGAATAGATTAAAACTTGATTCCATGTCATCAGAGAATCAAATTACCATTTCATTCATCTCTCAATATGCCTTCTTTTCCATTTCGTGAATGTTGTTGAAAAGTTAATATGTGAATATCAcctttttattctattataaatgATTCAGGAATGCATGTTGAAGCTACTGTGTTTATGTTTCCCACAGAAAATAAATGTCATCGATAGAACAAAATATTCGCGTAAAAACGACCATCCGTGCATAATAAATGCTGGTGCCATAATATCCAGTCACATGCAatatcagatttttttttcctcattCCTTTTAAATCTCCTAATGTCCACCATATTTACACAAATAatacagttttaattttaaattgatctcCAAACCGAATTTTAAagtgattttgtatttttattttattttgaattttattaagaagttatatattttttaatgaaaaattatgtatttatatgtttgaattttattaaattatacttttgaaatatatcttcttcttttttattttcatttattaaaaaataggagacgaaaatacaaattaaatgatatgtttaacaattatttaataatttacttatattaattatttaataatttttttaattatttagaatatgattttatcaaatatgtttatataagatgaaatatatatatatatatatatatatatatatatatatatatatatatatatatatatatataagttattttaatttcgttcatgttttataatttttttaattagagatattctaataatgaaataaaaaataataactgaatagaaaatttatttattcaatttaattaattacacaTAGACttgacatataaaataaaaagaattaaacaaaaaaaattataatactgGTAGTTTAAATCTTATACCACCTTTTGAATCAATATAATTccattttttcatatattttcattattcatcAAGTGTTAGtggatttatatttattatttgatccaacaattcaatatattttcagTGATAATACACAAAATGAAtctatatattgattttttttactgatTAATCATTTGTgtaatatcattatttaatttgatttgaaagTGTTATGAATAAGTTTATTATTAACTGCTATGACAAAAAGTAGTTTATTTCAGTTACTATTTTACAGTCCCATTCagacatataaataaatattttctcattacaaaaacatataacttttttattttttccttccccttttattttaatgaaattttaaataaaaataataataaaaaactaattcagAATTCAGTTCCCAACAACCAAATTCCGACTAGTATTTTGATCACTATCGGAAATCAAAATTCAACTTCAAATGCTAACATAAAATCAAATGTTAAcataaaatcaaaactttgTGTAAATATGATACTAAGTATGCTATATATGAAGTTTTAGAAAGAATCTATGTAAGACAGGAAAAAAAATCTGCAATATCAACGTGTTACAGCAATCCAATTATAAggttaaataaatgtaatttactatttactgtaatcatactaaaataaaataatataaatgtcaCTCTTATGTGAAAATCATCTATGAAAAATAACTTCGTTTCTAGTTTATTACATCTCAATGTCACATATCTAAGTAATTCAAAAATGCAAATGAATATAGTATCCAAGGATATCAATGTTGGACAAAGAACGAGTAATAAGATTCATTAGATCACACGAATCTTATTTAGCAAACCCGCATAATTATGAAGATGTTAATATTTCAGACACTTCAAATCCTCAATGCCGGGTGCAGAGAATTTGAATGACTGACACATGAAATAATAAAGACACCGTTCATCTCAAGAGAAAGATGTTCCACAACAGAGGAGGCGATGGTATTATTATGACTGTTCATTTTCCCAAATTCCAGAAGCCAAACATGATACTTTACTATTACAACAATTTCAGAAACAAGAACAGGTTTTCACGTTTATTACTAACCTCCCAAGAACTGTATATAACTCTTCCTAATTGGTGGCAATGCATTTTGGATGCTACACGCAGGCTTGACAATAAATATCTCCACCCCTCTTTTTTTCTTAGCTTACGAATGACATGATAAAATAGAAGAGAACGTTCAACATACATCAATCCACATTACATAACGGCTATGCACATATTGGAGAAAATTTGGAGATCTGAACCCCCTATTCATGTGCCTCGATATACCACATCAAAATAAAACGTAAAGGCTTTATCTACTCTTGATTGAAATGATCGTGCTTTCCCTGTAAAACACCTGTAAGCTCCACATACGACTCCAAATAATGCCTCTCAAACTATACTAGGAGGATCCCCAAACCAGCTGCAGGTAGCACGGGCCCAGCGTGTCCTTATGCAGTCCACCAAAGGCGCATGCTGGGAAGGCTCCGGTTTAGATACTTCATTGTCCTTCCCAGCAGAGTCACTAGCACTAGGAGCAGATGAAACCTTCACATCTGCCATAAATTCCTCAGGCGTCCACCTTGGAGGCACTGAAACTCTCAATTTTGTCAGCCGGGGTCTTTGTAGTGGAGTTTCACCCGCAGAATTTACTTGGCTGCCATTCAGATCTGATTTAGCAATCCCATTAAAATGGTATAGATCAAAGACCTTCTTACCCATCAATCCTGATGAATCCTTCAAACCTCCCAAACTTTTGTCTAGATCCAAAATTACTTGCCAGAATTCACTCCACACAATGAACCCTGCGGAGCAAAGATGTTCCAGCTTCTCTGGTGGAAATTTGATATCTGTTTCTCTGAGGACTTGATGGAAACCTTCCACACTAATGAAACCACCACCTCCACTCTGATCTTGTGCATCAAAAGCTTTGCGTATCTGTGTTTCCCTTCCTTCCAGTTCATTCTCACTTTGAACGCTGGGGTCTAGAGCAAACAGCACAGTGTAATGGGATTCACTCCCCACAACCCATATAGGCCATTTTGGAGATTTCAGATGCTGACCAACCTTGCAAAAATTCAGGGATTCTAAAAGTGTGAGAAATCCAACTTCCACATCTCGAGATATACCTTTCAGAAACATCCCTCCCCCTAAATCCATCCTTCCATCAAACACATTAGGGACAGCCTCCCCACAGAGCAGTAGGTTCACAATTTCCTGCAGCACAAGATTCAAAGAAAAAGACAAACTCACATTCTAGttgtacaaaattatttatcagCATTACTTAAGGATGGCAACTCTTTCCAATTATATGTAGCACGTATCATACCTGAGAGGCATGCCCAAAAGGTGCTGTAACCAGTGGTAGGCTGGGATCATCCCTGTCGCTTTGAACCAAGTCCTAAAGGAGagcaaaatattaaatgcattGACTAAGAATTTTTCAAGTCATAATAACAACTGATGCAAATTCACTTATCCAGTGGAATTTATCATATCTAACTTACCATTTTATTCATCACATTAAAGGATGGGAAAAAATAATAGattcaaaattttctaaaaaccATGTAAACAGAAATAGTTTTCTTTAAAAGGATGCAGTAACAATTATCCCACTGCTTTACACAGCTTTCAACCCATATAAGCTCAAAATTTACAGATTAAGATGATCTTTGGATGTTAAAATCCTGGATCTAACTCGATATTAATCCCTGAGTACGCAAGCTAATTCACTACTATGAAAGATATTGTCATCCACATTACTTCAATCCAGATTCCACAATATTTCAGTATCAACAATACTAATCAGAGGCTGTGATTGGACACCACACTTTTTAAAGACTCTGATATTTTTTTAAGCCAATTCAAGCCACAGCAACACATTAATTAGCTAGGTTGTCATTGGCCTCCTGCATATTTCCAAGCATTTTAAAGACTCACACTCATATCTCAAATACATGCATTTTTACATCCAACTACCGGGACAACCAAAACACAATAAATAATTCTATCACCTTGTCATTGGTTTAAACTTTTTGGGCTGTTTGTCATTAAAACAGACATACGCTACTATTTTCCACTACATGAATTATAGGAGCAAACAATTAGAAGTATAAACTCAATCAAGCTAATAATACAGTTAACAAGTCACCCAGCAGAATTCTTCTAATTATGCAAAAAGAGTTTGTATATTCAGTCACAAGTAGTTGATTCTTAgtaggaagaaaagaaaatggtaGGGGAAAATAGTCCAATATCTCTTGCTTTAAAAGACAGTGAATTCAGGGACTGTAAAATGCAATGTGAAGTAGAAGAGATGGAAGCAGGCAAACATACCAGTCCTCGAGAAAGTAAAGCAGAGATTAGGAAAAGCAATGCTCCCATTCGACTTTGGAAGAAGGGAAGATTAGCTTCAAGCCGTTGCAATGCAGTTGTTTGTGATGCGCATGTTTCGACTCTAAGAACTTTCTGCAGATCCACGGCAGATTCAATAGAAAGACCTTGAAGTGATTTTGCAATAACCTGTTAATTAGACAAGACTTCATTCATCTGATAAGGTTATCATGGGAGAGTTACAGTAGAAGACAACAACAATAAGATAGggaattcaattcaaaatattgCCAACAAAATGCCATGCAGAAAACCAATATCAGTGTACAATAACCAATGTACCTCATCCTCTGAAATCCCTTCAAAACGCGGAATGTCATTCTCTGGAAAGCTCAAAGTTGCAATCACAGCCCTTCTATTACTTccacatgaaaataaaatttcagcCATACTTCTTACGAGGGCCCTGCCACAAAAATCCCACAACAGAAATATATCATTAAGCACTGTATATAAAACCATGAAAGAACACGCTGACCACTTTTAAAGACCAGTGGAACTCAGAAGGACATCAGATAGGAACCAAGATTTATAACCATGAGAATATGATTCAACAAGAATAGATTTGGTTAATAAGGATGTCATAGTAGAATCACAATAGAAGACACTGATAACAAAAggaaatttaattcaatcttattGCCAACAAGATGTACATAAATAACCAATATCAGTACAATAACCAAGGTACCTCATCCTCTGAAATCCCTTCAAAAGGCTGGACATAGGAGAATCTGAAATAAGCACATTTAAATATATGGACATATACTAATAAGCAAATGAAGTCCACAACCAGAAAACCTGAAATCTTCACCATTcaataagaaaaatgagaaataaagaTTAAACTATTATGAACCCACAGAAAACCCAAGAACTTGCACTTGTACTAAATACCagattcaaataaataaaaaagaagtgaATACTGCAGACATAATTTGAGAGCTAGGACCAAGTATTTCTCCCCAATGCTTGGTCACCATAGTCAGTTGATGAAACAGTGggaaagaaaagttatttaGACACCAAATCTTGAATATGCTTAATAAGCCAGTATAAGACTAAGACCAAGGTAAAGGTATATCGAGCTCAAAACTAACACTTGGTGAAATCCTAATATAGAATTGTATATGTTCTGAATGTATTGTATGTCTAAAGCAGACCACACAGTatgtatttatactattttacaaaatcaattataataaaaacaccTAATAATTAGGAATCAATCATCCTAATTTCTTAGATTATGTAACGGTTAATTTTCTACAAATCTGTAACAATTGATTATATTCTAACACCTAAAATTAATGGAAAATTACTTGTGGCATCATATTGCTTTCTCACCCTAGCCATGACCCTTCATACATATATCAAAGATTGCATGAATAAGAACTACAAACTCCTTTCTTCTATAGATCACTCCATGATACCTCTCCTAACCATGTGCCTTTTTCTAAATTAGAGAAGAATCACACACAAGCCTTTTTATTCTTCTGACAATGCTCCACTAAAAATCAAAAGTATATTGTTTTTTGGAGAACCTACTCAGCATTAACCAATACTTTGAATTGGGTAGTCAAACTTCCCGTAGATATGAAATCAAAGGCAAGCAAAGTTTTCTATATAATTTCCTTAAAAATAACTTCATGCCACCTTCCTTTTGTAGGTTCGTAGGATGCTCTTCCCCTTTCATAAAACAAGTTTCAGCCATTTTAAAGTCAAACTAATGAAAAATCTAGAGGATATAATGGCAGATTTACCCTCTCCGTTTGCTTCTCCTAGGCCATGATTTACATGTGAATCCTAGTACCTCTGGATGTTCTCCCCACATAAACATACACTTCCCTTCTGAAGAAATCTTTTCTCCTAATAGTATTAGCTGGATTATAGCTTCTAAGAGTtgccaaaattttatttttgtacaaGCTTTAAAACCTACCTGAAATACTAATAATCGAAATAAAGTATTCCCATTTTCCATCACAGACACAGCTATGAACCTATCTGCTAGGCTGTTACATTTATAACATCATTCTTTCAAAAGTTAGCTACAATTATACCCATCTTATTTCTTGATTTAAGCTTGCCAATAAACCACAACTTAAAACCCCAAAGTATTAAATTCCTTTACCTTTTCTCCTACCCacttagtttcattttttttctctccttacATGTATGTAAAATTGATACACCTAATCATGGTGTATACTATTTTCATTGATTGACCTGTAGCTATATGTATGCCTGAAGTTCTGTTCCTAAACAAATAATTATCCAGCAAATCAACTTTTTTGCCCACAACAATTCGTGGAAATGTGGGTACCCTTGCATTTTTGTCCATATCAAGGCAGACAGTAACTAGGAGAACCCTTCCCTAAAAGGTAGTTGCTAATTGGAGAGAACCCAAAACTACTACATGGAGCATCTCATAAActcaatgtgggacttaaaCATCTGAGGTTATCCAAGCCCTTATAAAAGACTGCTCCAAAGAGTCAAGGTCTAAGCAGTTGATTGACACTCTACAATGCTTCCCTTAACCCCTCCATCAGTAGCCTTTTCCGGAAGAATCATAACCTGCTCAAATACCAATTGATCCAAAGCCAAGCATTTGAGAAACCTCCCTTGCAAAGTTGGGGTGGGGGATGAGGGTGAACTAAACACTTATTGCAAATAACATCCTATAATACTCAATGTGGGATTTAGATGCCTCGTGGTATCCAAGTTCCTAAAAAAGACTTTATATTAAATTCTGACTCAATTTTGTTGATTGAACAAATACTATTGCTGTCTACTAATCATGAAGTAGAATAAGTTAACAATGAACtcgatcaaaattcaaaattattaaaagcaaaaatataaaacaatattaaaaaggaTAGTTAATTGAATCAAAAACAGTATTCACGTTGACAATACACCAGGAAACAGGGTCCTATAGACCAAAGAAATTGCAGAATGAAGATATGAAGTACAGAATAcaacaaatgaatataatttaattataatgaattttacCAAGCTAAGCACAAATGACTGGTAAGGAGAAAGTTAATCACCTTACTTTTACACCTTCAGTGAGTgaagaaaaattata from the Vigna angularis cultivar LongXiaoDou No.4 chromosome 3, ASM1680809v1, whole genome shotgun sequence genome contains:
- the LOC108325078 gene encoding protein WHAT'S THIS FACTOR 1 homolog, chloroplastic, whose amino-acid sequence is MLRIGKLNHVEARVSLIEQWIFLRRLSLWSMKKEAELESALSRNRRWVVNNQIKNIILRYPNNEIPIETLQKKFKTLDLQGKALNWLSKYPCCFQIHDNRCRLTKRMMNLVAQEHSLIDSLQSLFARRLAKLLMLTARNRLTALKINEFKRAFGFPDDYVIRILPNYPNLFRIVNESGRRNSMAIELLHWDPDLAVSAVESSAAKHGTPPHFSCSLPSSWVKSWERFREFDETPYISPYSDPRGLVEGSKEMEKRNVGLVHELLSLTLWKKASIVKLGHFRREFLLPDRLNVLLLKHPGIFYVSNKYKIYTVLLREAYVGSQLVDKDPLVVMKEKFGELMEEGLHEYNQRRRLLNVEKRRKLGVPLISVDGAKGRRRSHEVDDDGGDSNGGDSKVGGLFDPEERKRFYRVLFDDDVS
- the LOC108325965 gene encoding uncharacterized protein LOC108325965, encoding MGDRGEDEDLQMAIRMSMQRATPETKRSKPQDAAAGAVSESSEDSPESKTRRRELMAAAAEKRIAAAVRVLPSSLPPGKKSVELGRREELRLKSVNLSKELSAEEANQLFSMVFGNEVSKGILAQWSNQGIRFSSDPVTSMGLVQHEGGPCGVLAAIQAFVLKHIIFFSDELKDVPCLPQKGLGASFKSLSVPSYNFSSLTEGVKVRALVRSMAEILFSCGSNRRAVIATLSFPENDIPRFEGISEDEVIAKSLQGLSIESAVDLQKVLRVETCASQTTALQRLEANLPFFQSRMGALLFLISALLSRGLDLVQSDRDDPSLPLVTAPFGHASQEIVNLLLCGEAVPNVFDGRMDLGGGMFLKGISRDVEVGFLTLLESLNFCKVGQHLKSPKWPIWVVGSESHYTVLFALDPSVQSENELEGRETQIRKAFDAQDQSGGGGFISVEGFHQVLRETDIKFPPEKLEHLCSAGFIVWSEFWQVILDLDKSLGGLKDSSGLMGKKVFDLYHFNGIAKSDLNGSQVNSAGETPLQRPRLTKLRVSVPPRWTPEEFMADVKVSSAPSASDSAGKDNEVSKPEPSQHAPLVDCIRTRWARATCSWFGDPPSIV